The Lentimicrobiaceae bacterium genomic interval TTAAAATATTTAAGTGCACTAAGCAATGGATTAGGAGCTGTTTTCCCTAAGCCGCACAACGAAGTGTCTTTTAAAACCTTAGCAAGTTCGGTCAGTTGCAATACACTTTTAAATATTTTAAGCTCTTCGTTTTCGTCTTTCGATTTGGAACGACTTGTAATGCTTTGAAGTATTTCGTATATACGTCTGCTACCTTCTCGGCATGGAATACACTTGCCGCAACTTTCTTTTTGCAAAAAGTACATAAAAAACTTTGTAATATCGACCATGCAAGTTGTTTCGTCCATTACAACTATACCTCCCGAACCTAAAATTGTATCATGCTCCCACAATGTTTCGTAGCCCACTTCAATATCGAGCATAGAGTAGGGTAAACAACTTCCGGAAGGTCCGCCAATTTGAATAGCTTTAAAATCTTTACCTTGTTTTATTCCTCCCGAAATTTTATAAACAATATCATGTAGTTTTGTACCCATAACCACTTCCACTAGTCCGGTAATATCAGTTTTACCTGAAACTCCAAATACTTTTGTGCCGGAAGCCAGGGGTGTGCCTATTTCTTTAAATTTATTTGGTCCGTAAAGTAATATATTTGGGATATTGGCTAAGGTTTCAACGTTGTTTATAACCGTAGGACTATTAAACAAGCCTTGTTCGGTTGGGTAAGGCGGTTTATGATGAGGCATTGCTCGTTTGCTCATTATGCTGTTTATAAGAGCGGTTTCCTCGCCACTGACAAAGGCTCCAGGACTCTTAATAATATCTATTTCCAAATCAATATTGGAATTAAAAATATTACTGCCTAAAAGCTTATTCTGTTTCATAATATCAACCGCTTGCTTTATTTTGTTGTAGGCATTGGTATATTCGGTCATTATGTAAACAATAGCTTTTGATGCTTCTATAGCGTATGCTGCAATAGCAATTCCCTCAAGCAACAGAAACGGGTCTCCTTCAATAATAGCTCTATCCATAAATGAACCAGGATCACTTTCGGAAGCATTGCATATCAGAAATCTTTGTTTATTATCGCTTTTGCAGGCATTTTCCCATTTAAGACCTGTATGGTAACCGCCTCCACCTCGACCACGCAAGCCACTTTCGGTAACAATGTTTCTGACTTTTTCGGGGCTGTAATTCTTGATACATTTTTTGTAAGCGGAAAAGCCACCCAAAGCAATGTAATGGTCTATAGAGTTTGTGTTAATAATACCGCAATTTTTTAAAACTATACGATGCTGATATTTTAAAAATGGTATTTGATTTATAAAAGGTATATTTTCCCATGTTGAGTGTATGTCCGATTGATACTGACCAATAACCCACGATGTTGGTATAACTTGATTAAAAACGTCGTCCAATAGTTTTTCAACCATATCGGAGTATATGTTTTTGAAAGAAATACGAGCTTTCCCGGGAATTTGAATATCAACAATAGGTTCGTACGAGCATATTCCAATACAGCCGACTTCAACAATATCGGCTTCTACATTCTTTTCATTCAAATAATCAACAATGGCTTGTTTTGTTTTGTTAGCACCCGATATAATTCCACATGTTCCCAATCCTATGTACACAACAGGTCGGTTAATAATATCGTATCTTGCAATGCTGCATTTGTTATCGTATTCGGCAGCGCTTAGCAAATTTTCCGATGCTGTTAGGCTTTGTGCAAGTAATGAGTCTGACATTTAATTAATGTTTAGGTGTTAATATTCGTTTTGATATTTTTCAATAATAAGTCTTATCTCTTTGGGATTCGATAAAATATAAAATTCGTCATTAAAGCTAATCACAGGCGATTTGCTACAAGCACCCATACAGCCAACTGTAACCAAACTAAACTTATTGTCTTTGGTTGTTTCGCCAATGCCAATACCAATAACATTTTTAATTTCATCAACAAGCTTGACAGCCCCTTCTATATGGCACGATGTGCCATGGCAAACTTTGATAATAACTTTAGCTTTAGGCTTAAACCTAAATTGGTCGTAAAATGAGGCAATACCGTAGACCTTTGTTTTAGGAATTTTAAGGTAACTGCATACTTCCGATATGGCTTCTTCGGTAAGGTAACCTTCTACGTCTTGCAACGATTGAAGTATTGATAGTAACTGCTCCTGAGCATCAGGAGGATAGCTTATGATAATTGATTTTATTGTGTCGGACATTGTCGGATTTTTTATACAAATATATAATAAAATTACAACTTTGTTGATGACATATATATTTATTTTAATATTATAAAAAATTTACAAATTCTAAACATTTTACAAAACCCTTATAATTACAAGTGTGGAAATAGTTTGTTTTCAAAAATAGTTTTGCCAAACTGTTAATTTTTCCATCAACACGAAAAATAATGTATATTTGTATTCACAAAAAAACAAACAATGGAAGATTATCAAGAATTTAATATGGATAATTATAAAATACCCGAATTTGTTATTTGTTTAGGTAGTTCGTGTTTTTCGAGGGGTAATAAAAGCTTGGTTAAAATTATAAAAAACTATTTAAAAGAAAACGGATTAGAGGCTAAGGTTAAATTTTATGGTAAACGCTGTTTTGCCAATTGTGCCAATGGTCCCACAATTATGCTTGACGGTAAAGTTTTGGAAAATGTTAACGAAAACAATATAAAATCTATTCTTGATGAATTTTTTAAGTTGGATCTGTTAAATTATTAATTTATGAATAGTCCATTTATTTCTATAGACTACCAAAAATGCATCAAGTGCTATGCTTGTATTAGGAATTGTGCTGTTCAAGCTATTTCAATATCGTCAAACGAAGGTTTTCCAACTATCAATTCCGATAGATGCACAGGTTGCGGCGATTGTGTAATTGCATGCAAGATTAATGCATTAACTTATTACGACTCGAAACCCGAAACAATAAATTTAATAAAATCGTCGAATAAGGTTGTTGCTATTGTCGATCCGGCTATTGCCGCCGAATTTGCAGATATTGCCGATTATCGCAAGTTTGTAAAAATGATACAATCTATTGGCTTTGAAAACATTCATGAAGTAGCTTTTGGAGTTGATGTTGTCGGGAAAAAATACAACGAACTCGTTAACAATTTTATGGGTAAGTATTATTTGTTTTCCTGCTGCCCTGTTGTTACGCAACTTGTTGAAAAATACTATACTGGCTTGGTCGAAAACTTGGTTCCTATTGTCAATCCTGTGATAGCTACTGCAAAAATAATGAAACAGCTGTACGGCGAAGAAATAAAGATAACGTACATTGGACCTTGTGTTGCAGCCAAAATGGATATTCATCGCAAACAGTATGACGGCATTATTGATACGGTGCTTACTTTTAAAGAGTTGAGAGAACTTTTTAATCATTTCAACATTAAAGAAAGCGCCATAGAGTTCTCTGATTTTTCGCCACCATACGGGCACAAAGGCGGTATTTATCCCATAGCTGAAGGAATATTAACAGCTTCGGGAATCGATTATCAATTGCTAAACAGTAACGTTATTACCTCTCGAGGAAACAAATCGGTTATTGAAACTTTAGAAGAAATTGAAAACAATTTTGAAGATATTCACAAGCATTTCAATTTGTTTTACTGCGACGACTGTATTATGGGTCTTGGCATGAAAACCGATAAAAAAAGGCAGGAAAGAGTTTCATCACTCAACAAATACGTTTTAAAACGTATGAAGGACTTTAATATAGCCGAATGGAATAACGAACTTAAAAAGTACTCCGACCTGGACTTGGATATTGATTATGCCGAAAACAATCAAAAATTCCCAGCTGTCAGCAAAGAAAGAAAACAAGAAATTTTGAAGAGCATAAAAAAAGATGGTGATAAAAGTGCAGATTGTGGAAATTGTGGCTTTAAAAACTGCGATTACTTTGCCGAAGCAGTTGCCAATAAAGTTATTAACACTAGTTTGTGCTCCACCTATATGGTTGAAAGTAAAAACGAATATATATCAACTTTAAATAGTACCAACGAAAAACTTCAAAAGCAATATTCGGATTTGCTTGTTGCTAACAGAAAAAATGTTAATGAAGCTCAAGATTATAAAGACAAGTTAGAAGACTTTCAGAATCTTATTCAAAAACTTCCGTTGGCAATATTTTTAGTAGATAAAGACTTGAAAATCTTAACTTCTAACGAAAGTTTTATTAATATTTTAGGAGATGAAGTTAAGGAAATCAACGAAATTATTCCCGGCTTAAAAGGAGCCGATTTAAAAACAATACTTCCTGTTCAGGTATATAAGTTGTTTACTTACGTTATTAATAGCGATGAAGACGTTGTGGGTAGAGATATTCCACTTAACGATAAATTGCTTTTACTGAATATTTTCAGCATTAAGAAAAACAGAATAGCCGGCGGCGTACTGCGAGATATGCACACACCAGAGGTTAGAAGCGAGGAAGTTGTAAGTAGAGTAACCGAAGTTATAGACTTAAACTTAAACTTAGTGCAGAAAATAGCATTTTTGTTGGGTGAAGCAGGAGCTAATACCGAAAAAATGCTTAATTCAATAATTGAGTCACATAAAAATCAATAATGGCTAATGGAAGAGCAATTTTTTGTTGAGGTAAGAGCTGTTCAAAAAAACCACGATGAGGAACGTATTTGTGGAGATACTTTCCTGTCGAAAAGAATTTTGGAAGAAAATAGAATAATTGCAGTTTTGAGCGACGGAATGGGACATGGCGTTAAAGCCAATGTTTTAAGCACTCTAACGGCTACTATGGCTTTAAAATTTACCGAAGAATATAAAGATTTCAGGAAAATTGCCGAAATTATTATGAATACACTTCCGGAGTGTAGCGAAAGAAAAATAAGTTATTCAACTTTTACAATTATTGATATAAACTTCGACGGCGAGACTCAAATTCTTGAGTACGACAATCCGAGAACTTTTATTGTTAGAAATAAAAAATTATTTGATCCCAATTGGGAAACTATAGTTTTAGAGTCGGAGAAGAATTATGGGAAAAAACTGCATCTGTGTAAGTTTAAGCATCAAAAGGAAGACCGTATTATCAGCACTTCCGACGGAGTTACGCAGTCGGGAATGGGAAGCGAAAAGTACCCTTTTGGTTGGACTGAAGAGAATGTTCAGGAGTATGTTTTAAAATTGGTTAGTTCCGATACTACAATATCAGCTTCGCAGTTGGCTAATAAAATCGTCAATATGGCTGTTCTTAACGGCAGATACAAGTTAAAAGACGATACAAGTTGCTTGGTTACATATTATCGCGAACCGCGTAAATTATTGCTTTCTACCGGTCCACCTTACGAAAAAGTCAACGACGTAAGATTAGGCAATATTATAAAAGATTTTGAAGGCAAAAAAATTGTTTGCGGAGCTACAACAAGCGATATTGTTGCAAGAGAACTTGGTGTCGAAATTGTTGATAGCTTTGAGTTTGAAGATGATGAACTTCCCCCAATTTCGTATATGCCCGGTATCGACTTGGTTACCGAAGGTATACTTACGCTCAGCAAGGTTTCGGATATTTTGAATAATTATTCGCCACAATATAGAATAGGGAAGGGTCCCGCCGATTTGATTGTAAAAATGTTTATCGAATCGGACGAAATTCATTTTGTTATCGGGACTCGCATTAATATTGCTCATCAAGACCCAAATTTGCCCATCGACTTGGAAATCAGGCGAACGGTTGTAAGACGAATAGCCAAAACACTTGAAACAAAATTTTTGAAACAAGTCTTTATTCAGTTTATATAAATAAGATGAACAAAAAAGCTGCCCCAAACCTGAGGCAGCTTTAAAATTAACTAAATTCACATTTGCTATTTGATTAATTTTTTCATGATAGTTTCTTTTTCTAACTTCTTTGTACAGAAGAACCAATCGTAGCATTTCATATCGCCTGGCTTTTCGGTTCTATCTTGTGCTACACCGCACGTGTTTGCAGGAGGTACAATAACTTCGTCTCCTGGTTGCCAATCGGCTGGAGTTGCAACGCCAAATTCATCGGTGGTTTGAAGTGCAATAAGAACTCTGTACAATTCGGGGAAATTACGTCCTGTGCTTTGTGGGTAGTACATCATAGCTCTGATAATACCTTTCGGGTCGATGAAAAATACCGCACGAACAGCCGAAGTTGCAGATGTGTTGGGTTGAATCATGCCGTATTTTTTAGCTACATTCATGCTAACATCATCAATTAAAGGGAATTTAACTTCAACATTTTTCATTCCTTTGTAATCGATTTTTTCTTTGATGGTTCTAAGCCAAGCAATGTGGCTGTGAAGTCCGTCAACCGAAAGACCTACAAGTTTGCAATTAGCTTTTTCAAAATCTTCTGCCATTGTAGCAAAGGTCATAAATTCGGTAGTACAAACCGGTGTAAAGTCTGCCGGATGGCTAAATAGGATAGTCCAATGCCCTTTGTAATCAGACGGAAAGTTAATTGTACCTTGTGTTGTTACAGCTGTAAATTCAGGAGCTTTTTCGCCAAGACGTGGCATTGCAATAGTTTCATTCATTTTGTTTTCTTCCATTGTTTTAAAAATTTTTATTGATTATTGTTTAATTTAATTTCTATTTATTATATATGTTTTTATTTAATTTTTCATTGTTGTTGTTTATATTTTAACTTCCAACTTCCAACTTCTAACTTCTAATTTCTAATTTCTAATTTCTAATTTCTAACTTCATTTATATTCTCCGTTAATTTGGAGTTGTATGCTTTTTATATTAAAATTTTTTATCGGATTGTCGGTAAAATATTTTTCAAGGAACTTATCAATATCTTCCGAATAAAAATCCATTATTTCCATACTATTAGAACAATATATATGATGATGGTTTTCAAGCATTAAATCATATCTCATTTTGTCTCTATCAGTTTTTATTCTTTCAACTATACCTTTCTTGACAAAGCTGTCCAATACGTTGTAAACAGTAGCATTAGAAATATACGCATTGTCTTTTTTCACTTCTTCAATTATATCTTCGGTGGTTGGGTGAGTATGCAAATTGTAAATCGCTTTATACACGCTAATCCTTTGAGGCGTAACTTTCAAGCCCTTTTCCGATAAAATATTTCCTATTTCTTCCGTTGTTTTCATAAAATAGAATAATTCTTATTTAATACTTTGCAAAGATAAATAACTTTTCTTAATTAAGAATAGTTCTTAACAAGTTTTAACAAGAAAAATTGATTAATGAAATATTAATACAGTCAGATAAACTTTAAAATAGTGAATGGTGAATGGTGAATGGTGATTAGTGGGTGGTGGATGGTGATTGGTGGTTTTTGGAAGTTTAGAGTTCTGAGTTCTGAGTTCCGAGTTTCTGAATTCAAAACTCCCGACTCGTAACTCGTAACTAATTCCACTCGTCACTCATCACTCATCACTCATCACCAGAAGCTAAAAGCCAACGGCTAACAGCCAACAGCCAACAGCCAACAGCTAATTCATAATTAAAGATATTTCTAGTACAATAAATAAAAAATATACACTTTAAAAAAGCAAAAGAAGTACCTTTGCAACATGGTAAATAGTAAAACAAGAATTGCTTTTCATACTTTCGGTTGCAAATTAAACTTTGCCGAAACCAGTGCCATTACTAATAATTTAGACAAAAATAAATTCGAAGTAGTTGATATTAAAAGCAATGCCGATATTTTTATTATTCATACCTGTTCGGTTACTTCGGTTGCATCGAAAAAGTGCCTTACTTTAGTTAGAAGTTTGGCTAAAAGATTTCCTGATTCGCTAATTGGTGTTATTGGCTGCGATGTGCAAGGAAATACTGATAAATACTTAAATCTGAAGAATGTTAACTGGGTAATTGGCAACGAAAATAAGAATCAACTTTCAAATATACTTAATGCACACAGCGTTAACTCCGAAAAGCACGTTGACGTAAGTCCAATAAAACAAGTAAATAGCTTTTTTAGCTCATACTCAATCGGTCAGCGGACACGTTCTTTTTTGAAGGTTCAAGACGGATGTAATTATTTTTGTTCGTACTGTTACATACCTTATATAAGAGGTAAAAGTCGGAGCGATACTATAAAAAATATTGTTTCGCAAGCCAATGAGATTGTCGGTTCGGGAGTTAAGGAAATAGTTCTGACGGGAGTTAATATTGGAGATTTCGGCAAACCTAACAACGAAAATTTTTACGATTTGCTTGTTCAGCTTTCGCAAGTCGATGGATTAGAACGGCTCAGAATATCATCAATTGAACCTGAATTGCTTTCTTTTGAAATAATTGATTTGGCTGCGACGGCAAAAAATATTATGCCGCATTTTCATATTCCTTTGCAAAGCGGTTCTGACACTATTCTCAAAGATATGAGGAGAAAGTACAAAAGAAGTGTTTTTGAAGAAAAAGTTAAGTATATAAACAAAGTTATTCCCGATGCGTACATAGCCGCCGATGTTATAGTCGGTTTTCCTACCGAAACCGACAAATTATTCAACGAAACCTACGATTTTATCAAATCTTTAAACATAAGCGATTTGCATATTTTCACCTATTCCGACCGTCCAAATACGGTTGCTTCCGGCTTTGATATTAAAGTTGATGGCAACACAAAAAACATGAGGCATGATAGGTTGAATGAATTATGTTTGCGTAAAAAGTCGGAATTTTATAAAAAGCATAAAGGTTTGAAAGCTAAAGTGTTGTGGGAAAAAGATAATAAAGACAATATTATGCACGGTTTTACCGAAAATTATATAAGAGTAAAATCAGAATACAACGAGGAATTGGTAAATACAATTACCGACGTTGTATTGTTAGATATTGAAGATGAATGTTTTACAGTTAAAATTTTATCATGATAAATTATAAAGATATATGCGACAGCGTGATAGCAATATCAAAGGTCGCCGGCAATTTTTTGATGACCGAAATTGAAAAAATTAAGGTTACGGATATTAAAAACAAAGGCGTACGCGATTTTGTTACTTACGTTGACGTTAACGCCGAAAAAATGATAGTCGAGGCATTGAAAAAAATATTGCCCGAAGCAGGATTTATCACCGAAGAAGGTGTTGAAACACACAGAGCCGAAAAATACAACTGGATTATCGACCCTTTGGACGGAACAACCAATTTTGTTAATAAAGTTCCGATATATTGCACAAGTATAGCTCTTATGGAAGATTCGGAAATTGTTGTCGGTGTAATTTATGAGCCAAATTTAGATGAATGTTTTTATGCTTATAAAAATTCCAAATCGTATTTGAATGGCGAAGTCATTACGGTACACGACAAACCCGAACTTATTTCATCGCTTTTTGCCACAGGTTTTCCTTATCAAGAGTACGAAAAAATGGACGAGTATGTAAAAGTGTTTAAATACTTTTTAAGCAATTCGTCGGGAGTCAGACGTTTAGGTTCGGCAGCAGTCGATATTGCTTATACTGCCTGCGGCAGATTTCAGGGATTTTACGAGTTTGGTCTAAAACCATGGGACGTAGCCGCCGGAGTCATCATAATAAAGCAAGCGGGTGGGGTAGTCAGCGATTTTAAAAACGGCAATAATTACCTATTCGGAGCCGAAATAGTTGCAGCCGCTCCCACAGCACATAAAGAAACTATTAAGGCGCTTGAGATGTTTGGATTGTAAATGGTAAATGGTGGTCGGTGATGGGTGATGGGTGATGGGTGAACGGAGCATAACACCATTCACCAACCACTAATCACTAATCACCAAAAGACGTTAGTCTTTACTAACAAAATCCGAGTACACCGGCATTAAGTTTCTGTCGCCGTAAGCATCATCAACGCGTGTTACAGCTGGGAAGTACTTATCTATTTTAACACAATTTAGTGGGAATAAAGCTTTTTGTCTCGAATATGGCTTGTCCCAATCATCGGCGGTAGCCATTTCAATTGTAAACGGTGCATCTTTAATGATGTTATCGTTTTTGTCGCACTTTCCACTTTCAATATCAGCAATATCTTTTCTGATATCGATTAAAGCTTCTGCAAATTTGTCAAGATCGCTAAGCGGTTCGCTTTCGGTAGGTTCTATCATCAAAGTACCTATAACGGGGAAAGCCACAGTAGGAGCGTGGAAACCATAGTCCATCAAACGTTTTGCAATGTCGGCAGCTGTAATATTAGCAGTTTTCAAAAACTGATTACAGTCGATGATAAATTCGTGAGCAACGCGATCGTTTTTGCCTGTATAAAGAACTTTGTAATGTCCTTCCAAACGTTTTTTCAAATAGTTGGCATTAAGTGTTGCAAGCTGTGTAGCTTTTTCCAATCCTTCTTGTCCTAAAAGTTTAATGTAACCGTAGGTAATAGGCAACACATAAGCGCTACCGAATGCAGCGGAAGATACCGCACTAATAGATTTATCGGTACCTATTTTTGTAATGCTATGACCCGGCAAGAACGGTGTAAGGTGTTTTGCAACTCCAATAGGACCAACACCGGGACCGCCACCACCGTGAGGTATTGCAAAGGTTTTGTGTAGGTTCAAGTGGCAAACGTCGGCTCCAATATAACCTGGGTTGGTAAATCCGACTTGT includes:
- a CDS encoding NADH-ubiquinone oxidoreductase-F iron-sulfur binding region domain-containing protein, translating into MSDSLLAQSLTASENLLSAAEYDNKCSIARYDIINRPVVYIGLGTCGIISGANKTKQAIVDYLNEKNVEADIVEVGCIGICSYEPIVDIQIPGKARISFKNIYSDMVEKLLDDVFNQVIPTSWVIGQYQSDIHSTWENIPFINQIPFLKYQHRIVLKNCGIINTNSIDHYIALGGFSAYKKCIKNYSPEKVRNIVTESGLRGRGGGGYHTGLKWENACKSDNKQRFLICNASESDPGSFMDRAIIEGDPFLLLEGIAIAAYAIEASKAIVYIMTEYTNAYNKIKQAVDIMKQNKLLGSNIFNSNIDLEIDIIKSPGAFVSGEETALINSIMSKRAMPHHKPPYPTEQGLFNSPTVINNVETLANIPNILLYGPNKFKEIGTPLASGTKVFGVSGKTDITGLVEVVMGTKLHDIVYKISGGIKQGKDFKAIQIGGPSGSCLPYSMLDIEVGYETLWEHDTILGSGGIVVMDETTCMVDITKFFMYFLQKESCGKCIPCREGSRRIYEILQSITSRSKSKDENEELKIFKSVLQLTELAKVLKDTSLCGLGKTAPNPLLSALKYFKHEFDEHIFDKKCRAGFCTELKLYAINTDNCTGCTLCLKKCPSNAIVGQPRQPHYIVEDKCIGCGICDEVCKFNAVFIQ
- the nuoE gene encoding NADH-quinone oxidoreductase subunit NuoE; protein product: MSDTIKSIIISYPPDAQEQLLSILQSLQDVEGYLTEEAISEVCSYLKIPKTKVYGIASFYDQFRFKPKAKVIIKVCHGTSCHIEGAVKLVDEIKNVIGIGIGETTKDNKFSLVTVGCMGACSKSPVISFNDEFYILSNPKEIRLIIEKYQNEY
- a CDS encoding NAD(P)H-dependent oxidoreductase subunit E encodes the protein MEDYQEFNMDNYKIPEFVICLGSSCFSRGNKSLVKIIKNYLKENGLEAKVKFYGKRCFANCANGPTIMLDGKVLENVNENNIKSILDEFFKLDLLNY
- a CDS encoding [Fe-Fe] hydrogenase large subunit C-terminal domain-containing protein, whose amino-acid sequence is MNSPFISIDYQKCIKCYACIRNCAVQAISISSNEGFPTINSDRCTGCGDCVIACKINALTYYDSKPETINLIKSSNKVVAIVDPAIAAEFADIADYRKFVKMIQSIGFENIHEVAFGVDVVGKKYNELVNNFMGKYYLFSCCPVVTQLVEKYYTGLVENLVPIVNPVIATAKIMKQLYGEEIKITYIGPCVAAKMDIHRKQYDGIIDTVLTFKELRELFNHFNIKESAIEFSDFSPPYGHKGGIYPIAEGILTASGIDYQLLNSNVITSRGNKSVIETLEEIENNFEDIHKHFNLFYCDDCIMGLGMKTDKKRQERVSSLNKYVLKRMKDFNIAEWNNELKKYSDLDLDIDYAENNQKFPAVSKERKQEILKSIKKDGDKSADCGNCGFKNCDYFAEAVANKVINTSLCSTYMVESKNEYISTLNSTNEKLQKQYSDLLVANRKNVNEAQDYKDKLEDFQNLIQKLPLAIFLVDKDLKILTSNESFINILGDEVKEINEIIPGLKGADLKTILPVQVYKLFTYVINSDEDVVGRDIPLNDKLLLLNIFSIKKNRIAGGVLRDMHTPEVRSEEVVSRVTEVIDLNLNLVQKIAFLLGEAGANTEKMLNSIIESHKNQ
- a CDS encoding SpoIIE family protein phosphatase — translated: MEEQFFVEVRAVQKNHDEERICGDTFLSKRILEENRIIAVLSDGMGHGVKANVLSTLTATMALKFTEEYKDFRKIAEIIMNTLPECSERKISYSTFTIIDINFDGETQILEYDNPRTFIVRNKKLFDPNWETIVLESEKNYGKKLHLCKFKHQKEDRIISTSDGVTQSGMGSEKYPFGWTEENVQEYVLKLVSSDTTISASQLANKIVNMAVLNGRYKLKDDTSCLVTYYREPRKLLLSTGPPYEKVNDVRLGNIIKDFEGKKIVCGATTSDIVARELGVEIVDSFEFEDDELPPISYMPGIDLVTEGILTLSKVSDILNNYSPQYRIGKGPADLIVKMFIESDEIHFVIGTRINIAHQDPNLPIDLEIRRTVVRRIAKTLETKFLKQVFIQFI
- a CDS encoding peroxiredoxin; amino-acid sequence: MEENKMNETIAMPRLGEKAPEFTAVTTQGTINFPSDYKGHWTILFSHPADFTPVCTTEFMTFATMAEDFEKANCKLVGLSVDGLHSHIAWLRTIKEKIDYKGMKNVEVKFPLIDDVSMNVAKKYGMIQPNTSATSAVRAVFFIDPKGIIRAMMYYPQSTGRNFPELYRVLIALQTTDEFGVATPADWQPGDEVIVPPANTCGVAQDRTEKPGDMKCYDWFFCTKKLEKETIMKKLIK
- a CDS encoding transcriptional repressor, which encodes MKTTEEIGNILSEKGLKVTPQRISVYKAIYNLHTHPTTEDIIEEVKKDNAYISNATVYNVLDSFVKKGIVERIKTDRDKMRYDLMLENHHHIYCSNSMEIMDFYSEDIDKFLEKYFTDNPIKNFNIKSIQLQINGEYK
- the mtaB gene encoding tRNA (N(6)-L-threonylcarbamoyladenosine(37)-C(2))-methylthiotransferase MtaB, with translation MVNSKTRIAFHTFGCKLNFAETSAITNNLDKNKFEVVDIKSNADIFIIHTCSVTSVASKKCLTLVRSLAKRFPDSLIGVIGCDVQGNTDKYLNLKNVNWVIGNENKNQLSNILNAHSVNSEKHVDVSPIKQVNSFFSSYSIGQRTRSFLKVQDGCNYFCSYCYIPYIRGKSRSDTIKNIVSQANEIVGSGVKEIVLTGVNIGDFGKPNNENFYDLLVQLSQVDGLERLRISSIEPELLSFEIIDLAATAKNIMPHFHIPLQSGSDTILKDMRRKYKRSVFEEKVKYINKVIPDAYIAADVIVGFPTETDKLFNETYDFIKSLNISDLHIFTYSDRPNTVASGFDIKVDGNTKNMRHDRLNELCLRKKSEFYKKHKGLKAKVLWEKDNKDNIMHGFTENYIRVKSEYNEELVNTITDVVLLDIEDECFTVKILS
- a CDS encoding inositol monophosphatase family protein, which encodes MINYKDICDSVIAISKVAGNFLMTEIEKIKVTDIKNKGVRDFVTYVDVNAEKMIVEALKKILPEAGFITEEGVETHRAEKYNWIIDPLDGTTNFVNKVPIYCTSIALMEDSEIVVGVIYEPNLDECFYAYKNSKSYLNGEVITVHDKPELISSLFATGFPYQEYEKMDEYVKVFKYFLSNSSGVRRLGSAAVDIAYTACGRFQGFYEFGLKPWDVAAGVIIIKQAGGVVSDFKNGNNYLFGAEIVAAAPTAHKETIKALEMFGL